In the genome of Segatella copri, one region contains:
- a CDS encoding DNA-binding protein, which produces MLRISLYQNNNEKSQAYQKWYPRVVAEETIGLDELAEHMASHNTPFSKGAIKGILTDAVVCTKELLLLGKNVKFPDLAIFSIGLKVKGGADTKADFSVAKYIIGLKLRARATGELSSANLDTSIKRVDAVKSSSTQSPGDDSTPGGTPPSGGDTTPSGGGTTPSGGNTGTDSGTGDSEDVTI; this is translated from the coding sequence ATGTTAAGAATTTCATTGTATCAAAACAACAACGAGAAAAGTCAGGCTTACCAGAAGTGGTATCCACGAGTAGTGGCAGAGGAGACCATCGGGCTTGACGAGTTGGCTGAGCACATGGCGAGCCACAACACGCCATTCAGCAAGGGAGCCATCAAGGGCATTCTGACCGATGCCGTAGTCTGCACCAAGGAGTTACTCCTTCTCGGCAAGAACGTCAAGTTCCCCGACCTCGCCATTTTCTCCATCGGTCTGAAGGTGAAAGGCGGAGCCGACACCAAGGCAGACTTCAGTGTAGCGAAGTACATCATTGGCTTGAAGCTCCGTGCCAGAGCCACCGGCGAGTTGTCATCCGCCAACCTTGACACATCTATCAAGCGAGTGGATGCCGTAAAGAGCAGCAGCACCCAGAGCCCAGGCGATGACAGCACGCCTGGAGGAACCCCTCCGAGCGGCGGAGATACCACACCAAGCGGCGGTGGCACAACTCCAAGCGGCGGTAATACCGGAACCGATTCTGGAACCGGAGATAGTGAAGATGTAACCATTTGA
- a CDS encoding DUF4248 domain-containing protein: MKIRSYSKQELAMLYFPDSDPRTATCHLMRWINRNPTLLQELKSTGYYRSSKYFTTRQVCMILDYLGDP; encoded by the coding sequence ATGAAAATAAGAAGTTACAGCAAACAAGAGCTTGCCATGCTCTACTTTCCCGACAGTGACCCTCGTACGGCAACCTGCCATTTAATGCGTTGGATCAACCGCAATCCCACGCTCCTACAGGAGCTGAAATCAACCGGCTATTACCGCAGCAGCAAGTATTTCACCACTCGCCAGGTATGCATGATCCTCGATTACCTCGGCGATCCATGA